A single Botrytis cinerea B05.10 chromosome 1, complete sequence DNA region contains:
- the Bccdc33 gene encoding Bccdc33, with protein MAAVAAQAPTGEQVDLSTIPVSPEGASNSNENTKPVAEGDQITVFHDKDNFNVKHPLTNKWTLWFTKPPSGKGDNWNDLLKEVITFNSVEEFWGVYNNIAPTSELALKSDYHLFKEGVRPEWEDQQNKHGGKWSYQFKEKRNVPIDELWLHVMLAAIGETLEDEDDGEVMGVVVNVRKGFYRVGVWTRTIGKSIPGGGDGNGAGGKGRSAEKGKEVLMNIGKKFKEVLKLPASEAVEFSGHTDSAHSGSTRAKAKHSV; from the exons ATGGCAGCCGTCGCAGCACAAGCACCAACTGGTGAACAAGTTGACTTGTCAACCATTCCAGTCTCGCCTGAAGGGGCCAGCAATTCAAATGAGAACACCAAGCCAGTCGCAGAGGGTGATCAAATTACCGTTTTCCATGATAAGGATAACTTCAACGTCAAGCATCCTTTGACAAACAAATGGACTTTGTGGTTCACAAAGCCACCCAGTGGAAAg GGTGACAACTGGAACGATCTCTTGAAAGAGGTTATCACCTTCAACTCTGTTGAGGAATTTTGGGGCGTATAC AACAATATCGCACCAACATCTGAACTCGCCCTCAAATCTGACTACCATTTGTTCAAGGAAGGTGTTCGACCGGAATGGGAAGATCAACAAAACAAGCACGGTGGAAAATGGTCATATCAATTCAAGGAAAAGCGCAATGTCCCTATTGATGAACTTTGGCTTCACGTCATGTTGGCAGCTATTGGAGAGACtctcgaagatgaagacgacgGAGAGGTTATGGGTGTTGTTGTCAACGTCAGGAAGGGTTTCTACCGTGTTGGTGTCTGGACTCGCACAATTGGCAAGAGCATTCCCGGGGGTGGAGATGGCAATGGTGCtggaggaaagggaagatcCGCCGAAAAGGGCAAAGAAGTTCTGATGAACATCGGCAAAAAGTTCAAGGAAGTCTTAAAGCTCCCAGCATCTGAGGCAGTTGAATTCTCTGGCCATACCGATAGTGCACACAGTGGAAGTACTCGCGCGAAGGCTAAGCATTCAGTCTAG
- the Bcsym1 gene encoding Bcsym1 — protein sequence MLRWYQMKLAARPVLTQSVTSAVLFATGDVLAQQLVEKKGINDHEIARTGRMALYGGAIFGPIATNWFKFLQNHVVLKNKNLEMAARVAADQCIVAPINLGLFLTTMSVLEGTDPKKKIEANYSTALQKNYMIWPAVQAVNFKLVPLEHRVLVVNIVSLGWNCYLSYLNGRSTEVTVEKVVEKVKEL from the exons ATGTTGCGTTG GTACCAGATGAAGTTGGCAGCTCGCCCTGTCCTTACTCAAAGTGTGACATCGGCAGTCCTTTTCGCAACTGGAGATGTGTTGGCACAACAATTAGTTGAAAAGAAGGGCATCAACGACCATGAAATCGCTCGCACAGGTCGCATGGCACTTTATGGTGGTG CTATCTTCGGTCCAATCGCTACCAACTGGTTTAAGTTCCTTCAAAACCATGTTGTtttgaagaacaagaaccTCGAAATGGCAGCTCGAGTCGCAGCCGATCAATGTATTGTAGCTCCCATCAACTTGGGCTTGTTCCTTACCACCATGTCTGTCCTCGAAGGAACCgatccaaagaagaagatcgaAGCCAACTACTCTACTGCCCTCCAAAAGAATTACATGATCTGGCCTGCTGTTCAAGCTGTCAACTTCAAGCTTGTTCCTCTTGAGCACAGAGTCTTGGTTGTCAACATTGTCTCCCTGGGCTGGAACTGCTACCTCAGTTACTTGAACGGTCGCAGTACGGAAGTCACAGTTGAAAAAGTGGTAGAGAAGGTCAAAGAGCTCTAG